A segment of the Petrotoga olearia DSM 13574 genome:
CGTTAACCCCCACTATGATCTGTTCTTTATTTTCTATCCTTTGTTGTGCTTTATAGGCGCTGTTTAATATTTCTTTTTGAGGGTATCCTGCCTCTATGGCGTTTACCATTCCACCTATTTCATCTATTTTTTCTAAATATTTTTGAGCTTTTTCTTCTATGTCTAAGGTTAATTTTTCTATGGCGAACGATCCCGCTAAAGCGTCAACAGTTTCGCTTACTCCCATTTCGTGGGCTATGATTTGTTGAGTTCTTAAAGCCACGGTAACAGATTGTTCTGTAGGCAGTCCTAAAGCTTCATCGTAAGAGTTAGTATGAAGTGATTGAGTACCCCCTAAAACTGCAGCCAAAGCTTGAATAGTTACCCTTATTATGTTGTTTAAAGGTTGTTGAGCGGTTAATGTGGAGCCTGCTGTCTGAGTATGAAATTTCAATTTCATAGCGCTTTCATTTGTCACGCCGAACCTCTCTTTCATAATCCTTGCCCATAATTTTCTAGCAGCCCTAAATTTTGCTACTTCTTCTAAAAAGTTGTTATGGGCGTTAAAAAAGAAGGAAAGATTTGTTCCAAATTCATTTGGATCTAAGCCAGCTTTAACTGCTGCCTCGACATAGGCTATTCCATCTGCTAACGTAAAGGCTATTTCTTGAACCGCATTGGCACCTGCTTCTCTAATGTGATAACCGCTGATACTTATTAAGTTAAATTTTGGAAGGTTTTTGCTTCCGTAATCAAAGATATCTACTATCAACTTCATAGATTCTTTAGGTGGAAAGATGTAAGTGCCCCTAGCCATATATTCTTTTAAAATATCGTTCTGAATAGTTCCTCTAAGTTTTTCATAAGG
Coding sequences within it:
- a CDS encoding acyl-CoA mutase large subunit family protein codes for the protein MFEREKIHVIEKSKKEWEEKKVERTLSRFPERKKEFVTSYEDEIERLYTPLDIKNLDYIKDLGFPGEYPFTRGVQPTMYRGKLWTMRQYAGFGSAEESNKRYKYLLEQGQTGLSIAFDLPTQIGFDSDDPMSEGEVGKVGVAIDSLKDMEILFDGIPLDKVSVSMTINSTAMILLAMLMTVAKKQGVPYEKLRGTIQNDILKEYMARGTYIFPPKESMKLIVDIFDYGSKNLPKFNLISISGYHIREAGANAVQEIAFTLADGIAYVEAAVKAGLDPNEFGTNLSFFFNAHNNFLEEVAKFRAARKLWARIMKERFGVTNESAMKLKFHTQTAGSTLTAQQPLNNIIRVTIQALAAVLGGTQSLHTNSYDEALGLPTEQSVTVALRTQQIIAHEMGVSETVDALAGSFAIEKLTLDIEEKAQKYLEKIDEIGGMVNAIEAGYPQKEILNSAYKAQQRIENKEQIIVGVNEYNSDKTEKIDILKVDEEQEEKQIEKLKNLKNQRNNSKTEESLTRLKKAATNGDNLFPYIIECVENYSTVGEITNILKEVYGEYRESTTI